In one Komagataeibacter sp. FNDCR2 genomic region, the following are encoded:
- the rplL gene encoding 50S ribosomal protein L7/L12, which yields MADLNKIVEDLSALTVLEAAELSKLLEEKWGVSAAAPVAVAAAPGAAAAAPAEEKTEFDVVLTKAGDKKINVIKEIRAITGLGLKEAKDLVEGAPKTIKEGASKDEAEKIKKTLEDNGASVEVK from the coding sequence ATGGCCGATCTGAACAAGATTGTCGAAGACCTGTCCGCTCTGACCGTTCTGGAAGCTGCTGAACTGTCCAAGCTGCTGGAAGAGAAGTGGGGCGTTTCCGCCGCCGCTCCGGTTGCCGTTGCTGCTGCTCCGGGTGCGGCTGCCGCTGCTCCGGCCGAAGAGAAGACCGAATTCGACGTCGTCCTGACCAAGGCGGGCGACAAGAAGATCAACGTGATCAAGGAAATCCGCGCGATCACGGGTCTGGGCCTGAAGGAAGCCAAGGACCTGGTCGAGGGTGCGCCCAAGACCATCAAGGAAGGCGCCAGCAAGGATGAAGCCGAAAAGATCAAGAAGACCCTTGAAGACAACGGTGCTTCTGTCGAAGTTAAATAA
- the rplJ gene encoding 50S ribosomal protein L10: MDRTEKREFVASLAAVFAETSMVIVTRNDGLSVADVTDLRRRVRAAGATHKVAKNRLASLALAGTQFEGIKPLLKGPTALSWADEPVAVAKVLVEFAKTNDKLVLLGGSLGAQTLDVDSVKALAELPSLDALRAKLVGMISTPATRVAGVLQAPAGQLARVFGAYAKTGEAA; the protein is encoded by the coding sequence TTGGACCGTACGGAGAAGCGGGAGTTTGTTGCCTCCCTCGCAGCCGTGTTCGCTGAGACGTCCATGGTCATTGTCACCCGTAACGACGGGCTGAGCGTGGCCGATGTGACAGATCTTCGGCGTCGCGTGCGTGCGGCTGGAGCTACACACAAGGTCGCGAAGAACCGGCTGGCCTCTCTCGCCCTGGCAGGGACCCAGTTCGAAGGCATCAAGCCGCTGCTGAAGGGGCCGACCGCGTTGTCGTGGGCGGATGAACCCGTGGCCGTGGCGAAGGTGCTGGTCGAGTTCGCCAAAACCAATGACAAGCTTGTTCTGCTCGGTGGATCGCTTGGTGCCCAGACGCTCGATGTCGATAGCGTCAAGGCCCTTGCGGAACTGCCGTCGCTGGATGCCCTGCGGGCGAAGCTGGTGGGGATGATCTCCACGCCGGCAACGCGCGTCGCGGGCGTGCTCCAGGCGCCGGCCGGACAGCTTGCACGGGTTTTTGGTGCCTATGCCAAGACGGGCGAAGCCGCCTGA
- the rplA gene encoding 50S ribosomal protein L1 has translation MAKNKRLTAARAAVDTSKQYGLDEAITLVKNNAKAKFDETVEISMNLGIDPRHADQMVRGLLSLPNGTGKTLRVGVFARGPKAEEAKAAGADVVGAEDLAEKVQAGEIAFDRCIATPDMMALVGRLGKILGPRGLMPNPKLGTVTMDVKGAVSAAKSGQVEYRAEKAGIVHAGVGKASFDGSKLAENIRAFVDAVQKARPTGAKGTYVKKIALSSTMGPGVTVDVSAFTAG, from the coding sequence ATGGCAAAGAACAAGCGTCTGACCGCAGCCCGCGCCGCTGTCGATACCAGCAAGCAGTACGGCCTTGATGAGGCCATCACCCTGGTCAAGAACAACGCCAAGGCGAAGTTCGACGAGACGGTCGAGATCTCCATGAACCTGGGCATCGACCCGCGTCATGCCGACCAGATGGTCCGTGGCCTGCTGTCCCTGCCCAACGGCACGGGCAAGACCCTGCGCGTTGGCGTGTTCGCCCGTGGCCCCAAGGCCGAGGAAGCGAAGGCCGCCGGTGCCGATGTGGTCGGTGCCGAAGACCTGGCCGAAAAGGTGCAGGCTGGCGAAATCGCGTTCGACCGCTGCATCGCGACGCCGGACATGATGGCGCTGGTCGGTCGTCTGGGCAAGATCCTCGGCCCGCGTGGCCTCATGCCCAACCCCAAGCTGGGCACCGTGACCATGGACGTGAAGGGCGCGGTTTCCGCCGCCAAGTCCGGCCAGGTCGAGTACCGCGCCGAGAAGGCCGGTATCGTGCATGCGGGCGTTGGCAAGGCTTCGTTTGACGGATCCAAGCTGGCCGAGAACATCCGTGCGTTCGTGGACGCCGTCCAGAAGGCCCGCCCGACGGGTGCGAAGGGCACGTATGTGAAGAAGATCGCCCTGTCCTCCACCATGGGGCCGGGTGTTACGGTTGATGTGTCCGCCTTCACGGCGGGCTGA
- the rplK gene encoding 50S ribosomal protein L11: protein MAKKIVGYIKLQIPAGKANPSPPVGPALGQRGLNIMQFCKEFNAKTQGLEPGMPIPVVITAYADRTFSFITKTPPNTYFLMKAAKVSKGSSTVGKAASVGKVTLSQLREIAEQKQKDMNANDIDGAVRMLAGSARSMGLDVVEG, encoded by the coding sequence ATGGCCAAAAAAATCGTTGGCTACATCAAGCTGCAAATCCCCGCCGGCAAGGCGAATCCGTCCCCGCCGGTTGGTCCGGCACTGGGTCAGCGCGGCCTGAACATCATGCAGTTCTGCAAGGAGTTCAACGCAAAGACACAGGGTCTCGAACCCGGTATGCCGATTCCCGTCGTCATCACCGCGTATGCCGACCGTACCTTCAGCTTCATTACCAAGACCCCGCCGAACACATACTTCCTGATGAAGGCGGCCAAGGTCTCCAAGGGTAGCTCCACCGTGGGCAAGGCCGCGTCCGTCGGCAAGGTCACGCTGTCGCAGCTGCGCGAGATCGCGGAACAGAAGCAGAAAGACATGAACGCCAACGATATCGACGGTGCCGTGCGCATGCTGGCGGGTTCCGCCCGCTCCATGGGCCTCGACGTGGTGGAGGGCTGA
- a CDS encoding efflux transporter outer membrane subunit, translating into MNAAPRSRFLLPLSRRMVSLAGCAVLAGSLGGCVDLAPRYRHQHYLLSDDWKGDGLMQYGNPSDAAPRGDWWAVFNDPTLDELEERASRLNPNLQADAETFTQARDIAAEAQSNLYPQITGGSSASQNQASQHRLWRGAGSQGPTYMSSEQYSATARWEPDFWSSIRNRRRVQQRMAQAAAADFATARLSIQSELANDYMQLRGMDAQHAVYLDSIHYYETAVQITKMRQAGAIAAGIDVSRAQTQLFSTQAADTDLQARRAVMEHAIAILVNVSPADFHITPRSQISFPKVRIPVGIPSTLLERRPDIASAERHMAAANRAIGVSRAAFYPHVTFSATAGFMDNGFTLDKIANGMYNYAAQAVLPLFQGGLRRAELQRNWSQYRQSEDQYRATVLDAFKDVEDGLSMTRGLDVEAGQQAEAVQASMRTQNMTMQLYTGGLTNYLDVVVAQVAALQARIAEVQVETRYMQAQVELIRSLGGGWTTAQLPNNKQIRPFSPLQYTHLSMPTPVKSVSVDNGPESRDLSGKGFHDGDLTGTPKQR; encoded by the coding sequence ATGAATGCAGCACCGCGTAGCCGGTTCTTGCTCCCTTTGTCCCGTCGCATGGTTTCGCTTGCTGGCTGCGCCGTTCTGGCCGGCAGCCTTGGCGGGTGCGTGGACCTTGCCCCCAGATATCGCCACCAGCATTACCTGCTGTCCGATGACTGGAAGGGCGATGGCCTCATGCAGTACGGCAACCCCAGCGACGCCGCGCCAAGGGGGGACTGGTGGGCCGTGTTCAATGATCCCACCCTCGATGAACTTGAAGAGCGCGCCAGCCGCCTGAACCCCAACCTGCAGGCGGATGCGGAAACCTTCACCCAGGCGCGCGACATCGCGGCGGAGGCGCAGTCCAACCTCTACCCGCAGATCACCGGCGGGTCATCGGCATCGCAGAACCAGGCGTCCCAGCACCGGCTGTGGCGTGGCGCGGGGTCGCAGGGGCCGACCTACATGTCGTCCGAGCAGTACAGCGCCACCGCGCGCTGGGAACCGGATTTCTGGTCCTCCATCCGCAACCGCAGGCGCGTGCAGCAGCGCATGGCGCAGGCGGCGGCGGCTGATTTCGCGACCGCGCGGCTGAGCATCCAGTCCGAACTGGCCAATGACTACATGCAACTGCGCGGCATGGACGCGCAGCATGCCGTCTATCTCGACTCGATCCATTATTACGAGACGGCGGTGCAGATCACGAAAATGCGGCAGGCAGGCGCGATCGCGGCGGGAATCGACGTCTCGCGCGCGCAGACCCAGCTTTTCTCCACCCAGGCGGCGGATACCGACCTTCAGGCCCGGCGCGCGGTGATGGAGCATGCCATCGCCATTCTGGTCAATGTATCCCCGGCTGACTTCCATATCACGCCCCGGTCACAGATCAGCTTCCCCAAGGTCAGGATTCCGGTGGGCATTCCCTCCACCCTGCTCGAACGCCGCCCGGACATCGCCAGCGCGGAGCGGCACATGGCGGCGGCCAACCGGGCCATCGGCGTCTCACGCGCGGCCTTCTATCCGCATGTAACCTTCAGCGCGACAGCCGGTTTCATGGATAACGGCTTCACGCTCGATAAAATCGCGAATGGCATGTACAATTATGCCGCGCAGGCGGTCCTGCCCCTGTTCCAGGGCGGGTTGCGGCGCGCGGAACTGCAACGCAACTGGTCACAGTACCGCCAGTCGGAAGATCAGTACCGCGCCACCGTGCTCGATGCCTTCAAGGACGTGGAGGACGGGCTGAGCATGACGCGCGGCCTTGACGTGGAGGCAGGCCAGCAGGCCGAGGCGGTGCAGGCCTCCATGCGCACGCAGAACATGACCATGCAGCTCTATACCGGCGGCCTGACCAATTACCTCGATGTGGTGGTGGCGCAGGTGGCCGCCCTTCAGGCCCGCATTGCCGAGGTGCAGGTGGAAACCCGCTACATGCAGGCGCAGGTGGAGCTTATCCGCTCGCTCGGCGGGGGCTGGACCACGGCGCAACTGCCGAACAACAAACAGATCCGCCCGTTCTCGCCGCTACAGTACACCCATCTGTCCATGCCGACGCCGGTCAAGAGCGTCAGCGTGGATAACGGACCCGAATCCCGTGACCTGTCGGGCAAGGGATTTCATGACGGGGACTTGACAGGCACCCCTAAACAGCGGTAG
- a CDS encoding efflux RND transporter periplasmic adaptor subunit yields MTASGENQTPRRSGRGRLYVAVGGIVLAAVVVGGIVERRVHVAHLKAAAQDAAIPRVQVIMPERGPKTRTLDLPGNISAWYQAPIYAQVSGYVQMWYKDIGAKVKAGEILATIDTPGLDAQYAASKANFDVAMARYRLAQITARRWRALQGTQAVSQQEVDVQVADAEVREAEVEAARHEVSRYAALIGFKQLVAPFDGVVTSRLADVGDYVNAGGGDVSSRGTATELFSVADVHRMRIFVSIPQDYADIISPKLTGDVSVPQYPGRIFQAKFLATARAFNAGTRTVTTELVVDNDKHELWPDSYANIHFVAPGDPDILIVPEGALVFRAQGMQVAVVDEDNRIRLRNVTVGTNLGTKVQILAGIGPKDRIVNNPSAGLLEGQKVYLVGATPGYNDAGATASPGVEKGDDVRAMPAGDSNANDAGVRQ; encoded by the coding sequence ATGACCGCCTCAGGGGAAAACCAGACGCCGCGCCGCTCCGGGCGTGGGCGGCTGTACGTCGCTGTTGGCGGGATTGTACTGGCCGCTGTGGTGGTGGGCGGGATCGTGGAGCGCCGGGTCCATGTTGCCCACCTGAAGGCGGCGGCGCAGGACGCGGCCATACCCCGTGTGCAGGTCATCATGCCCGAAAGGGGGCCGAAGACCCGCACGCTGGACCTGCCGGGCAATATCTCCGCATGGTACCAGGCGCCCATTTACGCGCAGGTCTCCGGTTATGTGCAGATGTGGTACAAGGATATCGGGGCCAAGGTGAAGGCGGGTGAAATCCTCGCCACCATCGACACGCCGGGGCTGGATGCGCAGTACGCGGCGTCGAAGGCGAATTTCGATGTCGCCATGGCCCGCTACCGCCTGGCCCAGATCACGGCCCGGCGCTGGCGCGCGTTGCAGGGCACGCAGGCCGTGTCGCAGCAGGAAGTGGACGTGCAGGTCGCCGATGCCGAGGTCAGGGAAGCGGAAGTCGAGGCCGCGCGGCATGAGGTCTCGCGCTACGCCGCCCTGATCGGGTTCAAGCAGCTTGTCGCGCCATTCGACGGGGTGGTCACGTCCCGTCTGGCCGATGTGGGCGATTACGTGAACGCGGGCGGGGGGGATGTGTCTTCGCGCGGGACGGCGACCGAGCTGTTCAGCGTGGCCGACGTGCATCGCATGCGTATCTTCGTGTCCATCCCGCAGGATTACGCGGACATCATCAGCCCCAAGCTGACGGGTGATGTGTCGGTGCCGCAGTATCCGGGCAGGATATTCCAGGCCAAGTTCCTGGCCACCGCGCGGGCGTTCAACGCGGGCACCCGCACCGTGACCACCGAACTGGTGGTGGATAACGACAAGCATGAGCTGTGGCCGGATTCCTATGCCAATATACATTTTGTCGCACCCGGAGACCCGGATATCCTGATAGTTCCCGAAGGCGCGCTGGTGTTCCGCGCGCAGGGCATGCAGGTGGCTGTGGTGGACGAGGACAACCGCATCCGCCTGCGTAATGTGACGGTGGGCACCAACCTGGGTACGAAGGTGCAGATTCTGGCCGGGATCGGGCCGAAGGACCGGATTGTGAACAACCCGTCAGCGGGGCTGCTGGAAGGCCAGAAGGTCTATCTGGTCGGGGCCACGCCGGGATATAACGACGCCGGGGCCACGGCCTCCCCCGGTGTCGAGAAGGGAGACGACGTGCGGGCCATGCCAGCGGGAGACAGTAATGCGAATGACGCGGGGGTGCGTCAATGA
- a CDS encoding efflux RND transporter permease subunit — MNGIVVTALKRPYTFVVLSILIVVFGVRGLLRTPTDVFPSINIPVVAICWTYTGLMPEDMSGRVVYYYERALTATVNNIEHIESQSYYGRGIVKVFFQPGTDTAVAQTQITSVSQTVIKQMPAGMTPPLVLTYNASSVPVLTLQVSSDSMTASQIYDMSSNLIRPALVSVAGAAIPNPYGGQPGNIMVDLDQSKLLAHGLSATDIGNALGKQNIVLPAGDQQIGAFDWMVQTNASPDEIDTFNNMPIKQEGNSVVYLRDVAWVHAGGPPQTNMVLVKGHQAVLIVIMKSGDASTLSVVSGIKGLLPSIVRTLPPGVDITVLGDASTFVKEAVRDVVQEMGTAALLTSLVVLLFLGSWRSTVIIATSIPLAMLCSVIGLGAAGQTINVMTLGGLALAVGILVDDATVMIENIDAHLEMEKDLETAIIDAANQIVIPTFVSTLCICIVWMPLFQLTGVAGWLFMPMAEAIIFAMIASFILSRTLVPTMAKYMLAAQVAAHAREKAEGGHHAPRNIFGRFQQGFESRFVTFRNRYRALLEHLLSIRRHFVPVFALAAFCSLGLLVFAGQDFFPEINSNALAIHMRAPMGTKIAEAGKIAMLVNDEIERLLPNQVEGIVNNCGLPFSPLNQAFIPTPTVGAQDCDLTVTLKNDEAPVAEFRGILRKGLAQKFPGTEITFMPADLTAKILNFGLPAPLDIQVSGRNLYANFDFAQKLAEKLRHVTGIADVSVQEPLNTPTLRVNARRTYALGTGLTEADVANNALAVLSGSGQVAPTYWLDPKTGVSHLVDIQTPLQFLQTMNDLETIPIDKGDGNPGDRPPQILGGLSQIVQTGTPGEVSHYNIMPVFNIYASNEGLDLGAVSREVNRVVNAASKELPAGSSLAVQGQAATMNGAYAQLIGGLAMSILLVYLIIVVNFQSWMDPFIIITALPGALAGIAWSLFLTHTALSVPALTGAIMCMGTATANSILVVSFARERMDVHGDAVRAAMEAGYERIRPVLMTASAMIIGMLPMSLSNSQNAPLGRAVMGGLLVATCATLLFVPCVFALIHSRKSKKTAIREGEHA; from the coding sequence ATGAACGGTATTGTCGTTACCGCGCTCAAGCGGCCCTATACTTTCGTTGTCCTTTCAATCCTGATTGTCGTGTTCGGTGTGCGGGGCCTGCTGCGCACGCCGACGGACGTGTTCCCCAGCATCAACATCCCCGTGGTCGCGATCTGCTGGACCTATACCGGCCTCATGCCCGAGGACATGTCCGGCCGCGTGGTCTATTATTACGAACGCGCGCTCACCGCCACGGTGAACAACATCGAACATATCGAGAGCCAGTCCTATTACGGGCGTGGCATCGTCAAGGTGTTCTTCCAGCCCGGCACCGACACCGCCGTGGCGCAGACCCAGATCACCTCCGTCTCCCAGACCGTCATCAAGCAGATGCCCGCGGGCATGACGCCGCCGCTGGTGCTGACGTACAACGCCTCCTCCGTGCCGGTGCTGACCTTGCAGGTCTCGTCCGATTCCATGACGGCGTCACAGATTTACGACATGTCCTCCAACCTGATCCGTCCGGCGCTGGTGTCGGTCGCGGGGGCGGCCATTCCCAATCCGTACGGGGGGCAGCCGGGCAATATCATGGTGGACCTGGACCAGAGCAAGCTGCTGGCCCATGGGCTTTCGGCCACCGATATCGGCAATGCGCTGGGCAAGCAGAACATCGTGCTGCCCGCGGGCGACCAGCAGATCGGCGCGTTCGACTGGATGGTCCAGACCAATGCCTCGCCCGATGAGATCGACACGTTCAACAACATGCCCATCAAGCAGGAAGGCAATTCCGTCGTCTATCTGCGCGATGTGGCATGGGTGCATGCCGGCGGGCCACCACAGACCAACATGGTGCTGGTCAAGGGGCATCAGGCGGTCCTGATCGTCATCATGAAAAGCGGCGACGCCTCCACGCTGTCGGTGGTCAGCGGGATCAAGGGGCTGCTGCCCTCCATTGTCAGGACGCTGCCGCCGGGGGTCGACATCACCGTGCTGGGCGACGCCTCGACCTTCGTGAAGGAGGCGGTGCGCGACGTGGTGCAGGAAATGGGCACCGCCGCCCTGCTGACCAGCCTGGTGGTGCTGCTGTTCCTGGGGTCATGGCGATCGACCGTCATCATCGCCACCTCCATCCCGCTGGCCATGCTGTGCTCGGTCATCGGGCTGGGGGCGGCGGGGCAGACCATCAACGTCATGACGCTGGGCGGGCTGGCGCTGGCGGTGGGTATCCTGGTCGATGACGCGACCGTCATGATCGAGAATATCGACGCGCATCTGGAAATGGAGAAGGATCTGGAAACGGCCATCATCGACGCCGCCAACCAGATCGTCATTCCCACCTTCGTCTCCACGCTGTGCATCTGTATCGTGTGGATGCCGCTGTTCCAGTTGACCGGCGTCGCGGGCTGGCTGTTCATGCCGATGGCCGAGGCCATCATCTTCGCCATGATCGCGTCGTTCATCCTGTCGCGCACGCTGGTGCCCACCATGGCGAAATACATGCTCGCGGCCCAGGTGGCGGCCCATGCCCGCGAAAAGGCGGAGGGCGGCCATCACGCCCCGCGCAACATCTTCGGTCGCTTCCAGCAGGGATTCGAGAGCAGGTTCGTCACGTTCCGCAATCGCTACCGCGCCCTGCTTGAGCACCTGCTGTCCATCCGCAGGCATTTCGTGCCGGTTTTCGCGCTGGCGGCGTTCTGCTCGCTCGGGCTGCTGGTCTTTGCCGGGCAGGACTTCTTTCCCGAGATCAATTCCAACGCGCTGGCCATCCACATGCGCGCGCCCATGGGCACCAAGATCGCCGAGGCAGGCAAGATCGCCATGCTGGTGAATGACGAGATCGAGCGCCTGCTGCCCAACCAGGTCGAGGGGATCGTCAATAACTGCGGCCTGCCGTTCAGCCCGCTCAATCAGGCCTTCATTCCCACGCCGACCGTCGGCGCGCAGGATTGCGACCTGACAGTCACGCTGAAGAATGACGAAGCCCCGGTGGCCGAGTTCCGTGGCATCCTGCGCAAGGGTCTGGCCCAGAAGTTCCCCGGCACCGAAATCACCTTCATGCCCGCCGACCTGACGGCGAAGATCCTGAATTTCGGCCTGCCCGCGCCGCTCGACATACAGGTCTCGGGCCGCAACCTGTACGCCAATTTCGACTTTGCCCAGAAACTGGCGGAAAAGCTGCGCCACGTGACCGGCATCGCGGATGTGTCGGTGCAGGAACCGCTGAACACGCCCACGCTGCGCGTCAACGCCCGGCGTACCTACGCGCTGGGCACCGGCCTGACCGAAGCGGATGTGGCGAACAACGCGCTGGCCGTGCTGTCGGGCAGCGGGCAGGTGGCGCCCACCTACTGGCTGGACCCCAAGACGGGGGTTTCGCATCTGGTGGATATCCAGACCCCGCTCCAGTTCCTCCAGACCATGAACGACCTGGAGACCATTCCCATCGACAAGGGGGATGGCAACCCCGGCGACCGGCCGCCCCAGATTCTGGGCGGGCTGAGCCAGATCGTGCAGACCGGCACGCCGGGCGAGGTCTCGCATTACAACATCATGCCGGTATTCAACATCTATGCCTCGAACGAGGGGCTTGATCTCGGCGCGGTCTCGCGTGAGGTCAACCGCGTGGTCAATGCGGCCAGCAAGGAACTGCCCGCGGGTTCCAGCCTGGCGGTGCAGGGGCAGGCCGCGACCATGAACGGGGCCTATGCGCAGCTTATCGGCGGTCTCGCCATGTCGATCCTGCTCGTGTACCTCATCATCGTGGTCAACTTTCAGTCATGGATGGACCCCTTCATCATCATCACCGCGCTGCCCGGCGCGCTGGCCGGGATCGCATGGAGCCTGTTCCTGACGCATACCGCCCTGTCGGTGCCGGCCCTGACGGGGGCGATCATGTGCATGGGCACGGCGACGGCCAACTCGATCCTGGTCGTCTCCTTCGCGCGTGAGCGGATGGATGTGCATGGCGACGCCGTCCGCGCCGCGATGGAGGCGGGCTACGAACGTATCCGCCCGGTGCTGATGACGGCCTCGGCCATGATCATCGGCATGCTGCCCATGTCCCTGAGCAATTCGCAGAACGCGCCGCTGGGCCGGGCCGTCATGGGGGGGCTGCTGGTGGCGACCTGCGCCACGCTTTTGTTCGTGCCCTGCGTGTTCGCGCTGATCCATTCCCGAAAATCCAAGAAGACCGCCATCCGTGAAGGAGAGCATGCATGA
- a CDS encoding response regulator transcription factor, whose product MNAPSEITPPEPVPSPTPRPVAAPRILLVEDDSKIAQEVIEELESRGFHVQHEASGAAGLSMGLSMHFDVMIVDRMLPELDGLTLIETLRERKVHVPVLVLSALSAVDDRVSGLKAGGDDYLTKPFAMEELAARLEALLRRPDNSRQTMLRAGPLEMDLIERTVMREGVPIELLPREFRLLEYLMRRPNQVLTRNMLLEDVWNYRFIPQTNLVDVHIGKLRRKIDESGRPALIQSIRGAGFMLRVS is encoded by the coding sequence ATGAACGCGCCATCCGAAATCACCCCCCCTGAACCCGTGCCGTCGCCCACGCCCCGGCCCGTGGCCGCGCCGCGCATCCTGCTGGTCGAGGATGACAGCAAGATCGCGCAGGAAGTGATCGAGGAACTGGAAAGCCGCGGCTTTCATGTCCAGCACGAAGCATCCGGGGCGGCGGGCCTGTCGATGGGGCTGAGCATGCATTTCGATGTCATGATCGTGGACCGCATGCTGCCCGAACTCGATGGCCTGACGCTGATCGAGACCCTGCGCGAGCGCAAGGTCCATGTGCCGGTGCTGGTGCTGTCCGCCCTGTCGGCGGTGGATGACCGGGTCAGCGGGCTGAAGGCGGGCGGCGACGACTACCTGACCAAGCCCTTCGCCATGGAGGAACTGGCCGCCCGGCTCGAGGCCCTGCTGCGCCGCCCGGACAATTCACGCCAGACCATGCTGCGCGCGGGACCGCTGGAAATGGACCTGATCGAGCGCACGGTCATGCGCGAGGGCGTGCCGATCGAGCTGCTGCCACGGGAATTCCGCCTGCTGGAATATCTCATGCGCCGCCCCAACCAGGTGCTGACGCGCAACATGCTGCTGGAGGATGTGTGGAATTACCGCTTCATTCCCCAGACCAACCTTGTGGACGTGCATATCGGCAAGCTGCGCCGCAAGATAGATGAAAGCGGCAGGCCCGCCCTGATCCAGAGCATCCGGGGCGCGGGGTTCATGCTGCGTGTTTCGTAA
- a CDS encoding DNA recombination protein RmuC, with protein sequence MSDMPASAVVWIAMLCAGVSCLISLVVLRRVTQLAGLQADGDALARLCIMMERETAARVAENDVQRARMAEMERALSTRLDQRHQEMTETFNRIARMMGRDLSEMRVTQAESLREMAEEGRRQGDELRAAVNERLHQAVEKQMQTSFQRVLEQIGAMQKAMGEVSAMTAQIGDLKRLFANVKTRGGWGESQLRTILDDVLPQGAYETNRRLRDDSREVVEFAVRMPVRATVAPVLAIDSKFPTEAYERLLQAVEDCNPDAERAARRALETTLRIEARKIATKYIVPPVTVEFAVLYLPTDGLYAEVARIPGLLDEIGRAYRVIVMGPGLMPAMLRTIHLGYVTLALEKRTDDIARLLGATRQEMLRMDGVLEKLARNASAMSSSIDEARRRTGAVTRRLRELDVDTRADTPAPDGGTTPPRQTDMMPQWGDDGPREAGHG encoded by the coding sequence ATGTCCGATATGCCCGCATCTGCCGTCGTCTGGATCGCAATGCTGTGCGCGGGTGTGTCGTGCCTGATTTCCCTGGTCGTGCTGCGCCGTGTCACGCAACTGGCGGGCCTGCAGGCGGATGGGGATGCGCTGGCGCGGCTGTGTATCATGATGGAGCGCGAGACCGCCGCCCGCGTGGCGGAAAACGACGTGCAGCGCGCCCGCATGGCGGAGATGGAACGCGCGCTTTCCACCCGGCTGGACCAGCGCCATCAGGAAATGACGGAAACCTTCAACCGCATCGCCCGCATGATGGGCCGCGACCTGTCCGAAATGCGCGTGACCCAGGCTGAATCCCTGCGCGAAATGGCGGAGGAGGGCAGGCGGCAGGGCGATGAGCTGCGCGCCGCCGTGAACGAGCGCCTGCACCAGGCGGTGGAAAAGCAGATGCAGACCTCCTTCCAGCGTGTGCTGGAGCAGATCGGGGCGATGCAGAAGGCAATGGGCGAGGTCTCGGCCATGACCGCGCAGATCGGCGATCTCAAGCGCCTGTTCGCCAACGTGAAGACCCGGGGTGGCTGGGGGGAGTCCCAGTTGCGCACCATCCTTGATGACGTGCTGCCCCAGGGCGCGTACGAAACCAACCGCCGCCTGCGCGATGACAGCCGCGAAGTGGTGGAATTCGCGGTCCGCATGCCGGTGCGCGCCACCGTGGCCCCCGTGCTGGCCATTGATTCCAAATTCCCGACCGAAGCGTATGAGCGGCTTTTGCAGGCGGTGGAGGACTGCAACCCCGATGCCGAGCGTGCGGCCCGCCGTGCGCTGGAAACCACGCTGCGGATCGAGGCGCGCAAGATCGCGACCAAATACATCGTCCCGCCCGTGACGGTGGAGTTCGCGGTGCTCTATCTGCCCACCGACGGGCTGTACGCGGAGGTGGCGCGGATTCCCGGCCTGCTGGATGAGATCGGCCGCGCCTATCGCGTCATCGTGATGGGGCCGGGGCTGATGCCCGCCATGCTGCGGACGATCCACCTGGGCTACGTGACGCTCGCGCTGGAAAAGCGCACCGATGACATCGCCCGCCTGCTCGGGGCCACGCGGCAGGAAATGCTGCGCATGGACGGCGTGCTGGAGAAGCTGGCCCGCAATGCGTCCGCCATGTCCTCCTCGATTGACGAGGCGCGCAGGCGCACCGGCGCCGTCACCCGCAGGCTGCGCGAACTGGATGTGGACACCCGCGCCGACACCCCCGCGCCGGATGGTGGAACCACGCCACCACGCCAGACGGACATGATGCCCCAGTGGGGAGATGACGGGCCACGGGAGGCCGGGCATGGCTGA